GTATCCTTCACTTAAGAGGGAAAACTCATCATATGAGAGATGACAAACAAGAGACTCATGCATTGCTAGGCTCAAGGCCTTGTACAAATGACCACCAAAACCCTTGGTGGGGAGGGAAAGTAGGGGCAACCTAGCCTATTATGTGGAAAAGACAAAAAGTCCCCAAGTAGGGAAGGAAAAGAAGGCCCTTTTGCCTTCTACAACCCATGTATTTGGCCCATTTAAGAAGAATACTCATGGGCTTTAGTGGGATGCTTTTCCTTCTTTTgggctccttcttcttcttctcttttatattatcttgatattttttcTTTATGCCGGTGATTTGTTCGGGGGTGCATTTGTATTGCTGATGTCCGGTGGGCGGCGGTATCGCGGACGGGGGATCCTTTGAGATGATCCATTTTTACCCCCTACAACAGAGATCATTTGCCTTTTTATGATAGATTATCTGTATGCCTATTTTGCTCTATGATGTAGTGCCTATGCTATTGATGAAACTTCTAAGTAGTGCAATCATATGTTATCTTATTTGATTCTATGTTTTGTTATGCGGTCATATGCTATTGTTTAATTATATTTGTATTTATGTTACCCTAAATATTAAGAACATAAGTCCTACAACGGCAGACAAAACAGAGAAAATCTCTGCCGAAACACTGCCCCGACATAATTTTCCTCTATTTTCTCTGTCATGGCAGAGATAACCTCTTCATCTTTCTGCCTTGTTCACTCATCTATTTTCTCTGTTTGGAACTACACATCTTTCAAAAAATACTTTTAAATACGCACTTGCAATCTCTATGTATAGTGTCCATGAATATTCAAGACAAAATAACTTGGCCAATATAAGTAAACATAAATTAGATTTCGCAAAAGACATATATTGAATGATGATTATATAAAAGATATATAGTTCCAACCATATTTTATCTCGGCCATTGTTCACCGTAGGACATAAAATTACAGTCCCCAACATACTTTCTCTAGGCCGCGCCATTATTAACCCTAGGCCGTCTCACTCCTTATTGTTGGGTACAACTATGTCATGGTCCTCCACAGAATTTTCACGACAAGGACATCACACGAAATTTTCACCTTTGATGTGTGTGCACAGTCTTTGCATCAATTAATACTTGTGAATAATGATTTTGTTCCCGCACATGTCAAGACAACTTAACTTTTTTTTGGCACCGGTAGCACACATCCCAAGCACACAAAAATTTAAGGTGCCCAATAAACCAGATCAGATGGAGACGTACTGTCAAACTATATTTAAGCCACACATATTACTTTATTGATGATTGCTTTCGAATCCAGATTACAGTATGATTTTCGTCTTATTTTTGTTAAGACAAAGTTCCATTTGTGTTGTGTCCTGGCATGGGCTTGCCCTGCAGGAACTGCTGAAACATTATTAGGGCTTGCCGCGGGCGGTGCAGGGGAACCTCATGACCCGCGCCTCGGACAGTCACCAACGTGAGGCCCTCGTACACCTGGCTCCATCCGCCGACCTGATCAAAAAATGCATCACACAAGCATTGATTAATTATGCTCAtgatttcgcaaaaaaaaaattacTTTGCTCGTGACATGTAGTAGTTAACAAAAATTAATGTCCCGCCCAGTGACGAAATTCTCGTGGCATGTCGCATGCAGAGTGCAATGTCCATCTGCCCACGTGAAATTTGCCAATATAACAAGGTAATTATACAAACTTTGCGGCACCATCTTTAGTGGCTGAGTTTCTGAGAAATAAAGTTATGGTTTCGTGGATATCGTATTGTATGGTTAGAAATGTTTTATACAAATTTATAATATATATATTTTTCCGGTCTTATGCTAATTATAATTGTATAATAATAGATAAGTCAATAGTATATAATATATGTACATTGATGTGATATTATCTAGCTTTTAAAAAAGATAATTTTGAGATCTATCCCTATGGATAATTAAGATGCTTGAACtaaacataataaatgtttgcacgtTAGATTCTAAAATTATTACATTGCAGCCTTACGCAGAATGTTTTTGTAAAGCTTTTTTTTTTACCATTTCATATCTACTTTTATGTTTTGCTTCCAAATTTGACATATAGATGTCTTTTAATTATTATTTTATACTCAGGCATTCACTCAACTATGTATTTGTCATTTATAGTTTCTTATGCTACTAAATCATTGCGATGCTTGTGTAGATTTTTAAATTTTGGCATACAGAGTCTGCTATTCCTACCGAGTTAGCTAGCTAGTTTACGTTTTTTTTTCCCGAACAGACTCAGCTAGGGTATGTGTACGTTTTTTGATTGCAAAAATGAAAAACAGATGTGTACGATTTTTCTTCTAGAACGGACATGGCTAGCTAGCATGTCTAAGCTAATTTCTAAATGGACTTGGCAATTCGTTTAATCACTTGCTGGACTTCACGCCTAAAAGGTTTTTCTTAACCGACTCAGCTATATGCCCAACCAAAAAGACTTCATGCGTTTAAACTCTAGACAAACTACACATAATCTCTATAGACATGAACGTGTCAAAAGAAAACTACATGGTTTCGTAATTAATAATATATCATTAAATCTTACAACTAATTATTAATTCAAATATCATAATAATTTAAATGATGTGAATTAATTTGATGACTTTATAGAACCCACTATATTGCTCGAATTGATCTAGTGTATCTCCCTGGCCATCAAAGCATCTCAATGAttctatttatatatatataaagTAGGTAAATTGAGTGGAATGACGCTGACCTCTTGGACGTCATACCAAGGGTGCCAACTAATAGTAGTTGGAAGACCCAAAGCCTCGATGGAGTATCTTGTTGCTGTCAAGGGGACTACTGCGTCTGTGTCTCCACTGAGAAATAAATAAACATAACAAACATTATGTAGATGTTCGGACACGGTAAGTGAGTTTTAAGGCATGCCGGAGCTGATAGATCAACACCAACGATCTGCGCCCTGGTGTTCCCAATGAGAACACTCAAGGAATAGCAATAACTTTTTTACATATAAGTCTCTACCCATGGATATTTTCTTGCATGTCACCATCCCAACAGCAACCTTGATAGCAGGTAAGGAAAACAATTATATGAGGAAAAGAGACGTCCCGTTGTCCAGTTATAGTCCGTTGCTATTAGGCTGACAGGTCAACAGAGGAATATTATGCATATAAACAGATTATTCATATCTAATTGTTAACTCGAAACAGCGACTTCTCAATGATTTTATCCAGTCAAAGCAACGAATTATCTGCAGTACTTCTGGTTAACAAATATGAACTGCTTGCTGATGCCTGATGAGTTCCTGGCAGCAACTTGCATAATGAACAGCAGAGTAGACAAGAGTACCGTTATCTTAGCATGTACTTCTATTAGGAATTTTGTATAAGAAAATGTTAGCAACTGAAAAACATTAAATCTAGCCATTGAGATGCATCATGTATGCATCAATATGGGTATGATCAGACTACTGTTATCTTAGCATGTGATGTTATCAGGGAGAATTTAAAAATACAACCAGAATAAACGCTTTTGCGTTTTCTCAACAAACATTATATATTCTATCTGATAGCAGCCAATATATTCCTTCTGAATTACTGCAGTAAAACATTCCTAAGAGATTATCGTAGTAGCTTCGTGGCGTTGGTGTTCTGAATAAGTTAAGAAATGATGATGCAtttaataaaataattttatttccaAAAAGGAATAAACTTACCTGAAGACCCATATTCTTAGACCAGCTTCAATAAGCTCTTTATAAATAGGAAGCATGGAGCTCGGAGCATCACGCCAGTTGCTATTGATGGTGTCACTGCAATTCATTTACATAATATGTGAAGGTAAAACGATGGACATTTACCGTAGAGCGACGTCCTTTTTGTTCTATGTAAACACTAAAGTGTAAGTTTTTACAATtatagtactccctccattcacAAATGCATGTTTTTTTAGAACTTTTCGTAAATGTATGCACGTTTTAATTTGAAGATTCACTCATTTTTATTTATGTCTAATCTATTTTAAAATATCTGAAAAGTTTTATATTAGTGGAAAGCGAAGGAGCACGGACCTGCAGGTCGCCCATGTGTAGTTTATGGTGCCGGTGACGTTTGCGTGGAGGGCCCTCTGCACGTCCCGCCGGTTGTAGTACGCTGTGGAGTATCGTTCCGTGCACGGGTCATACGATCCGGTCATCCATGGCTGCATAAGCATGCAACAGCAACCAAGTAGGGCATCTCAGCTTCGAAAACTAGGCTTGCTTTACCGAATAATAACGACGCCGGAAAATTGATACTCACGTAGCGTCCCCTCGGCCGCTGTCGGCTCGCCGACGAGTTGGTCGCCGTCACATTGCAGGTGGGCGTGTAGATGCTGTACAAGTCGATGTTGCCCTGCTCTTCCGTTGAGACGTTGAGCGCGGCATCGCATGCCGGCGACGGGTGGATGAAGGAGTCGTGGAGGCAGGAGCGGTTGAGGAGGTGGTAGGTATCGTCGGAGACCAGCCCGTGGTTCCACCAGAACTGGAACGTGCCACGGTAGTCGTGGTAGTTGTCGATCAGACCATTCCCGACCTGTATAATAAATTAGGTTTCAGGTTGCAACGATCACGGCGCAAGGATTGGCAAATCTAGCCGTACCATGAAGCCTTTGAAGTTGATAGTGGGTTTCTCGATGCCTTTGTTATTCCGGTGGACGAGCTGGGATAACTCCGGGACATAGTGCCCTGAAGTTTTGGGTTACCAAAAATTATGAACAGGAAATTGAGTAGACTAATTAGCCAAGGTGGGAAGAATTTATGCCTGCATAGCTCTCGCCAGCAATGTAGAAATCGCGGTACATGTAATGTGGGAACTTCTCGAACCATTTCAATAGAAAAGTGTAGGAGTCATGAGCTACAAAAAAAAATCATGTCCCGGTTAAAAACTTTTTGATGCCATAGAGCAGAGTATCATGCAATTACAAGGTAAGTAACATTTGGATAAGCTGCCTGTTCTGTTATCGCCGGAGGTGTAGAGGTCGGAGGTGGTGTTGGTGTACGAGAACCCGACGCCGGCCGGCGAGTCCAAGAACAGGATGTTCGCCACTGCAAGTTCAAACTTTATTATCCAACGCAAGAAGCATGACAGGCAACAAAGCATAAACCCGTGGATCAAGCAAGTTAGGTACTCCTACCTTTGTTCCACCGGTAGTCGTTCAAAAACAGCCCCGCGCCATGCGGCCTGACGCGAAATGCACCAAGCTCCTCGGAGGCGCCGTAGGCTATGGAGGAGCAGCCGGGCCCGCCGTTGAGCCAGAGCACCAGCGGCGCTGGCTGGGATTCCTCGGGCGCTTCCTGCAGCAGGTAGAATAGAGACCGTCCGGCGCTGTGCTCCACCGTGATGTACCCGGAATACATGTCGAAGTCCACCGCCGGCTGTCCCGGCAGACGGTCGATGCGGTCCGCGGCATAGCCACTCGCGGCCGCCGTCGCAGCTGCTGGCCGGAGAAGAAGCGTCAACACCGCTAATAGAGCTACCAGGGGCCTACGGCCGATCATTGTACGCATGATTACACAGATGCAACTGCTGGAACTGGTACATTGAGCATAAATAGGGAGAAGATTGACGTCATTGTTGGTTTGGACCGCACGCTGTCCTGATGTTATCTTCTTTTTTTCCCTATACATATTTCAGTTTATTGAGCAAACGTGATTACGACATGAAAAACAAATTGAGAGACAGATTGCGACATTGTCACTTTGGTTACAGGACGCTGATGTTGAGATACGTATCCTTGTATATCTggatgtgtatcttctgtagttatgtatagcgatacatatctttgtattgattattgggcccgcctccttccttgtatagtcgaggacgtggcctatatatgtaacgccatatgcacccaatcaatacattgtgagttgcatccctttctacatggtatcagacacctaccgttcctaacctagccgccgcgcccctctctccccgcgcgcgccgccccaccctccaaccctagcgccgccgcccttGTGCCGCCGCCGCGTGTGCCCCTCCTCACGCCGCGCCGCCGACGCACCTgcagccgccgccgcgcctccctccccAACCCCGCGCCGTCGCCATCCTCCGCGCGCGCGTCATCATGTCGTCGGTCTCCAACGGCAGCAACCCCTTCGCCTACAACCCATGGACGGGGCTCATCCACGCCTACAACATGCCGGTGCCGTGCCCGCCGACTCACCAGGCGCACTTCACCACGACACCGCCCTACGCCCCGGCCTTCACCGCCACGCCGCCATCCTACGCCCCGACCTACCACGccgcgcccgcacctggctcttaCGCCGGTGGCAACAACTGGTTTATGGACACGGGTGCCTCGTCTCACATGGCCGCTCACCCGGGTAACCTTTCCCATTCCTTTCCCACTTCCACCGAGTCTCGCATCATTGTCGGTAACAGCTCCGGTCTTCCTATTTCTCACACTGGTTCTACTAATTTTCCATCTACTTCTAAACCACTGTCTCTCAATAATGTCCTTGTGTCTCCCCAGCTTATTCAGAATTTAGTCTCTGTTAAAACTCTTTCTCGTGACAACTCTGTGACTGTTGAATTTGACGCTTTTGGTTTTTCTGTTAAGGACGCCCGCACCCGGATGGTCCTCCATCGATGTGAGAGCCCCGGCGATTTGTATCCGGTGATGTCGCTTTCCACCCCCGGCGCCGCACCTCGTGCTCTCTCCGCAGGCGTTGATCTTTGGCATGCTCGTCTTGGACATCCCAGTGCCAACACGCTTCACCAAATAATGAGGGGTTTTTCGTTTTCATCTACTAAACAGTCTTCACATAGTTGTGAAGCGTGTCGTCTTGGTAAACACGCTCGTCTTCCTTTTAGTCAGTCTTCCACTGTTGCGTCTTTTCCTTTTGAGTTAATTCATAGTGACGTATGGACCTCTCCAATTCCGAGTAATTCTAGTCTTCTTTATTACCTAgttattcttgatgatttttCTCATTTTGTGTGGATGTTTCTCCTCCGTAAAAAGTCCGATGTCGCCACCACTCTCACAGCCTTCTACGCCTATGTTTCCACCCAGTTCGGTCGCCCCATCCATGCCCTACAAACTGACAACGGAAAAGAGTTTGACAATGTCACCGTCCGCACCCTACTCTCCTCTCACGGCACTATTTTCCGTCTAACCTGTCCATACACGTCCCAACAAAACGGCCGCGCCGAGCGTATCCTCCGCACCCTCAATGACTGCGTCCTCACACTCCTATTCCACAGCCATGTTCCCCCCACCTTTTGGCCTGACGCGTTAGCCACCGCCACCCTCCTTGTCAACCTTCGTCCGTGTCGTCCCCGCTGGAACTATGCACCTCATCACCTCCTTTACGGTTCCCCTCCATCCTACGACGGTCTTCGGATTTTCGGTTGTCGTTGTTATCCTAGTATCGCCGCCACCACTCCTCATAAACTCGCCCCTCGTTCCGTTCCGTGTGTTTTCCTCGGTTACCCGGCTAACACCAAAGGCTACCGCTGCTATGATCCGGTTTCTCACCGCGTCATCACTtcccggcacgtgtactttgatGAGCATTGCTTTCCTTTTGCACAGAGACAGGTGGTCGCCACTCCTCCTTCGACTACTGATGGTCCCCGGCGTCGACCCCCTGGAGGTCCGCCGGCTGCAGTACCCTCGAGCTCGGACTCGGGCACTGCCTCGTCGTTCTCCGCCGCGCCCTTGAGCTCTGGCTCGGGCGCTGCCTCGCCACCCTCTGGGTCACCCTCGAGCCATGTCTCGGGTGACCCCACGCCGACACCCGCGCCGACACCTGCACCGACGCCTGCCTCGACGCCGCCtgcgtcgccctcgagcctcaGCTCGGGCGCCGCGCCTTCTTCGCCGGGCGACGCCCCTTCGCCGGGTTCATCCGCCTCGACGCCGCTtgcgtcgccctcgagcctcaGCTCAGGCGCTGTACCATCCTCGCCGGGCGACGCCTCGCCTccggctccgccgccgcctcctccgccgctggccacggggcccctcacgcgcgcccatgcagggattcgcgtcccgagcacgcggtacccctcggacgagtacgtctgcaccgcgtcgacttccgcgccttcagcatccacgccatcgcccctgcccgcctctgcccgggctgctcttcgcgacccgcagtggcttgcggccatgcaggacgagtttgacgccctgcagcggaaccagacatggacgcttgttccccgaccccctcacgccaacatcatcaccgggaagtgggtcttcaagcagaagttccatccggacggtactctcgaccgtcacaaggcgcggtgggtggttcgtggctttcgccagcgtgccggcatcgacttcaccgacaccttcgccccggttgtcaagcccgggacgatccgcaccgtccttcagctcgcggtctcccgtgcgtggcccgtgcaccagatgggcgtctccaacgccttccttCACGGCCATCTCGAGGAGCAGGTCTTCTGCCAGCAGCCCACGGGTTTCATCGATAGCGCCCACCCCGACCATGTGTGCCTGCTCTCGCGCTCGTTATACGGGCTCAAGCAGGCCCcacgcgcctggtaccagcgcatcgcaGCGTTTCTTCACCAACTCGGCTTCCGCTCCACCCGCTCCGATGCCTTGCTGTTTGTGTACAACAATGGTGCCACCACCATGTACCTGCTGCTCTACGACGAC
This Lolium perenne isolate Kyuss_39 chromosome 1, Kyuss_2.0, whole genome shotgun sequence DNA region includes the following protein-coding sequences:
- the LOC127297173 gene encoding serine carboxypeptidase 2, encoding MRTMIGRRPLVALLAVLTLLLRPAAATAAASGYAADRIDRLPGQPAVDFDMYSGYITVEHSAGRSLFYLLQEAPEESQPAPLVLWLNGGPGCSSIAYGASEELGAFRVRPHGAGLFLNDYRWNKVANILFLDSPAGVGFSYTNTTSDLYTSGDNRTAHDSYTFLLKWFEKFPHYMYRDFYIAGESYAGHYVPELSQLVHRNNKGIEKPTINFKGFMVGNGLIDNYHDYRGTFQFWWNHGLVSDDTYHLLNRSCLHDSFIHPSPACDAALNVSTEEQGNIDLYSIYTPTCNVTATNSSASRQRPRGRYPWMTGSYDPCTERYSTAYYNRRDVQRALHANVTGTINYTWATCSDTINSNWRDAPSSMLPIYKELIEAGLRIWVFSGDTDAVVPLTATRYSIEALGLPTTISWHPWYDVQEVGGWSQVYEGLTLVTVRGAGHEVPLHRPRQALIMFQQFLQGKPMPGHNTNGTLS